Proteins encoded together in one Campylobacter peloridis LMG 23910 window:
- a CDS encoding tetratricopeptide repeat protein, whose amino-acid sequence MDFFFVEYRDPLFGLMVLTALVFVITSSHFLWRIYTNKDQKNKLDRFVKKFEINSTHQQILKNANLSIENLNFLAQVFTKSGEFEKAVGIYLIALQKTNDATQKEFIFFSLAQVYLKAGFLERSVEALLNSLKIKSRNKESLKLLKIVYLKLKDYDRVLEVLECLFELGDNIYEEKALIKALKIQSSSQSEEEKIKECLALAKNNESVLRLCFLHYKDKITQMPKFENIIDLLDECLVALNVEDEKYHEFFYAKNLESKPINIKNTKLKILKILNDNKLKANLSFTYVCCNCKNQSPLFFYHCPFCYEFKTCEIYYEVKA is encoded by the coding sequence ATGGATTTTTTCTTTGTAGAATATAGAGATCCTTTGTTTGGTCTTATGGTTTTAACTGCTTTGGTGTTTGTAATCACAAGTTCGCATTTTCTTTGGCGTATTTATACTAATAAAGATCAAAAAAATAAACTAGATCGTTTTGTAAAAAAATTTGAGATTAATTCTACTCATCAGCAAATATTAAAAAATGCCAACTTGAGTATAGAAAATTTAAATTTTTTAGCACAAGTATTTACTAAAAGTGGTGAATTTGAAAAAGCAGTGGGTATTTATTTGATTGCTTTGCAAAAAACAAATGATGCAACCCAAAAAGAATTCATATTTTTTTCTTTAGCTCAAGTTTACTTAAAAGCAGGATTTTTAGAGCGAAGCGTGGAAGCTTTGTTGAATTCTTTAAAAATTAAATCTCGCAATAAAGAAAGTTTAAAACTTTTAAAAATTGTATATTTAAAACTTAAAGATTATGATAGGGTTTTAGAAGTTTTAGAGTGTTTATTTGAGCTTGGGGATAATATATATGAAGAAAAAGCTCTGATTAAAGCTTTAAAAATTCAATCAAGTTCGCAAAGTGAAGAAGAAAAAATAAAAGAATGTTTGGCTTTAGCTAAAAATAATGAATCCGTATTAAGACTTTGCTTTTTACATTATAAAGACAAAATTACTCAAATGCCTAAATTTGAAAATATAATAGACTTGCTTGATGAGTGTTTGGTTGCTTTAAATGTAGAAGATGAAAAGTATCATGAATTTTTTTATGCTAAAAATTTAGAATCAAAACCTATAAATATAAAAAATACTAAATTAAAAATTTTAAAAATTTTAAATGATAACAAACTTAAAGCAAATCTTAGTTTTACTTATGTTTGTTGTAATTGTAAAAATCAAAGTCCATTATTTTTTTATCATTGTCCATTTTGTTATGAATTTAAAACTTGTGAGATTTATTATGAGGTAAAAGCTTGA